A part of Nitrospirota bacterium genomic DNA contains:
- a CDS encoding RNA methyltransferase yields MARKLINYCMVNWKDNVSFVLVEPKESGNIGASARAIKNMGFMNLCMVNPPSQLTDEARWFACNALDVLETARSYPDFRSAIADKAIVVGTSRRTGKRRGMILPLEQGAKKIIERAKAGKVAILFGREAKGLLNEEVDECGLLLTIPTSKEHRSLNLAQAVLIVAYELLKAGYESQESGVGDQGLAEKSRTRNSRKKPSPRMMESGEFGTQLVSYEEIHTLYDRMAEILKLLEYIPRGDRDIEAKIMQNLKHFIARAGLTDWELNMLHGILSQIEKKAKN; encoded by the coding sequence ATGGCCAGAAAATTGATAAACTACTGTATGGTAAACTGGAAAGACAATGTCTCCTTTGTTCTTGTCGAACCAAAGGAATCGGGCAACATCGGCGCTTCTGCCCGTGCGATAAAAAATATGGGTTTTATGAACCTCTGCATGGTGAACCCTCCTTCACAGCTTACGGATGAGGCCCGCTGGTTCGCCTGCAATGCCCTTGATGTTCTGGAAACAGCACGATCATATCCCGATTTCAGGAGCGCGATAGCGGACAAGGCGATTGTGGTCGGCACCAGCAGGAGGACCGGCAAGCGCAGGGGCATGATCCTTCCGCTTGAGCAGGGGGCAAAAAAGATCATTGAGAGGGCAAAGGCAGGCAAGGTCGCTATACTTTTCGGCAGAGAAGCCAAGGGACTCCTTAACGAAGAGGTTGACGAATGCGGTCTCCTGCTCACGATCCCGACGAGCAAAGAGCACAGATCGCTGAACCTTGCGCAGGCTGTATTGATCGTTGCCTATGAGCTTTTGAAGGCGGGATATGAAAGTCAGGAGTCAGGGGTTGGGGATCAGGGGTTGGCAGAAAAAAGCAGAACGAGAAACAGCAGGAAGAAACCGTCGCCAAGGATGATGGAATCAGGGGAGTTCGGTACACAGCTCGTCAGTTACGAAGAGATACATACACTCTACGATCGCATGGCAGAAATACTGAAACTGCTTGAATACATTCCGCGCGGTGACCGGGATATCGAGGCAAAGATCATGCAGAACCTGAAGCACTTCATCGCCCGCGCAGGCCTCACAGACTGGGAGTTGAATATGCTGCACGGCATCCTTAGCCAGATAGAGAAGAAGGCAAAGAACTAA
- a CDS encoding sulfurtransferase TusA family protein: MAKTTLDLKGMSCPMPIMKLAAAVKKGVSGDVFEATSDDAGFEPDILAWVKETGHPMSGIVKDGKNITVTVTKK; this comes from the coding sequence ATGGCAAAGACTACATTGGATCTGAAGGGAATGAGCTGCCCCATGCCGATCATGAAACTGGCAGCAGCAGTAAAAAAGGGTGTTTCAGGCGACGTATTTGAGGCTACCAGCGATGATGCCGGCTTTGAGCCTGATATTCTTGCCTGGGTCAAGGAGACCGGTCATCCTATGAGCGGGATTGTAAAGGACGGTAAGAACATTACTGTTACCGTCACAAAGAAGTAA
- a CDS encoding DsrE/DsrF/DrsH-like family protein, translating to MTTDAVQEKIKELETRLEKVEANRSNLTMVLFSGDFDKAFAAFIIANGALAMGKEVTIFVTFWGLDVLKKPTMTGAGKNFLEKMVTMMRPKGTANLPTSKMNFAGIGPKLFNYMMGKKNIASLQTLVDTSIEFGVKIVACQMSMDVMGIKREDLIDGIEVGGVAAYLGSSFNSNTSLFI from the coding sequence ATGACTACAGATGCTGTCCAGGAGAAGATTAAGGAGCTTGAGACGCGGCTAGAAAAGGTAGAGGCAAACAGGTCAAACCTCACCATGGTGCTTTTCAGCGGTGATTTTGATAAGGCTTTTGCAGCCTTTATTATTGCGAACGGCGCGCTTGCAATGGGCAAGGAAGTGACGATCTTCGTTACATTTTGGGGGCTCGATGTGCTTAAGAAGCCGACCATGACCGGCGCCGGGAAGAATTTTCTTGAGAAAATGGTTACGATGATGCGGCCCAAGGGAACAGCCAATCTTCCGACCTCGAAGATGAACTTTGCCGGGATCGGGCCGAAGCTATTTAACTACATGATGGGCAAAAAAAATATTGCTTCGCTCCAGACCCTCGTAGATACGTCCATCGAGTTCGGCGTGAAGATTGTTGCCTGTCAGATGTCCATGGATGTTATGGGCATCAAGAGGGAAGATCTGATAGATGGCATTGAGGTCGGCGGTGTTGCGGCCTACTTGGGCAGTTCTTTTAATTCAAATACATCGCTTTTTATTTAG
- the rsmI gene encoding 16S rRNA (cytidine(1402)-2'-O)-methyltransferase, with amino-acid sequence MPLFDMKGTLYIVSTPIGNLEDITLRALRILKEVDLIAAEDTRHSLKLLNHFNIRKPLVSYWGEKEKVKAEETLQRLKDGQSVALISDAGTPGISDPGTVLIGKAIEEGIRVVPVPGPSAVITALSLSGFSTEEFTFCGFLPAKETQRRKALEQVSLEQRTLVFYEAPHRILETIADIAEMMGERKVVVIRELTKLHEEVFRGTVPAVLDGLEHSTIAGEYVIILEGRPEKGELHMDDALKEVRELMRKGLGRKESVKKIAEAYGFSKKELYDRSLEG; translated from the coding sequence ATGCCCTTATTCGATATGAAAGGCACGCTCTACATCGTCTCGACACCTATCGGCAACCTTGAGGATATTACGCTGCGTGCCTTGCGCATCCTCAAAGAGGTTGACCTCATTGCAGCAGAGGATACCCGTCATTCGCTTAAATTGCTGAACCACTTTAATATCAGGAAACCGCTTGTCAGCTACTGGGGAGAGAAAGAGAAGGTCAAGGCTGAAGAAACGCTCCAGCGACTGAAGGACGGCCAGTCTGTTGCCCTTATATCGGATGCCGGCACGCCCGGCATTTCAGACCCTGGAACCGTGCTCATAGGAAAGGCGATTGAAGAGGGCATAAGGGTTGTTCCTGTTCCGGGACCGTCTGCAGTAATAACAGCGCTCTCTCTTTCAGGATTTTCGACTGAGGAATTCACCTTCTGCGGTTTTCTTCCTGCAAAGGAAACACAGAGGAGAAAGGCGCTTGAACAGGTCAGCCTTGAACAGCGCACGCTTGTATTCTACGAGGCCCCGCATCGGATCCTTGAGACGATCGCAGACATTGCGGAGATGATGGGAGAGCGAAAGGTCGTTGTGATCAGAGAGCTGACCAAGCTCCATGAAGAGGTCTTCCGCGGCACGGTTCCTGCAGTTCTGGATGGCCTGGAGCATTCGACCATTGCCGGAGAATATGTGATCATTCTTGAAGGAAGGCCTGAAAAAGGGGAGCTGCATATGGATGACGCCCTGAAAGAGGTCAGAGAATTGATGAGAAAAGGGCTGGGTAGAAAGGAATCAGTGAAGAAGATCGCAGAGGCATATGGGTTCAGCAAGAAAGAACTGTACGACAGAAGTCTTGAAGGCTAA
- a CDS encoding NAD+ synthase: MKTLRIALAQMNSTVGDLKGNSRKIISFIGKAKKQKADVIAFPELAITGYPPEDLLLKPQFIADNKEALKKIISKTTGIAAVIGFVDSLNSNLYNAAAVIADGRMKDSYHKILLPNYGVFDEVRYFRPGSRFPLYTLNGIKAGINICEDIWHRNGPALTQSRAGADIIININASPYEMGKPAIREKILEERSRENRVFIAYLNAVGGQDELVFDGCSMVYDYEGRLIARAAQFEEAMLLLDIDVSREQRYRKDLLPVDTGQTGPPRSIRKISIALPDHAARKSLPLPLTESFKEREEEVYQALVLGTADYVRKNGFKGVVIGMSGGIDSSLVAAIAVDAIGSENVTGIFMPSPYTSKESREDAEQLAKNLGIKLKDLPIRGIMASYMKVLDPHFKGRGRDTTEENLQARIRGNLLMALSNKFGWLVLTTGNKSEMSVGYATLYGDMAGGFAVIKDVPKTLVYDICRWRNAVNKQKIIPERVQVKEPTAELKPNQKDTDSLPPYDQLDPVLKAYIEYELSFDHILDLGVSQEQTKRVIGMVDRSEYKRRQSPPGIKITARAFGRDWRFPITNRYRSY, encoded by the coding sequence ATGAAAACGCTTCGCATTGCGCTCGCTCAGATGAACTCAACGGTCGGCGACCTGAAGGGTAATTCCCGCAAGATCATCTCCTTTATCGGGAAGGCAAAGAAGCAGAAGGCTGATGTTATTGCCTTTCCCGAGCTTGCGATAACCGGGTACCCGCCGGAAGACCTTCTTCTTAAACCTCAATTTATTGCCGACAACAAGGAAGCGCTCAAAAAGATCATCAGTAAAACAACAGGCATTGCCGCTGTCATAGGTTTTGTCGACAGCTTGAATAGCAACCTGTATAACGCTGCTGCGGTAATAGCAGACGGCAGGATGAAGGACAGTTATCACAAGATCCTGCTGCCGAACTACGGTGTCTTTGATGAGGTCCGCTATTTCAGGCCGGGGAGCCGTTTCCCGCTTTATACGCTTAATGGCATCAAGGCAGGTATAAACATCTGCGAGGACATATGGCACAGGAACGGTCCTGCCCTGACTCAGTCAAGGGCAGGTGCGGATATTATTATTAACATCAATGCATCTCCGTATGAGATGGGGAAACCGGCGATAAGAGAAAAGATCCTTGAAGAGCGGTCGCGCGAAAACAGGGTCTTCATTGCATATCTGAATGCTGTGGGCGGTCAGGACGAGCTTGTCTTCGATGGCTGCAGCATGGTCTATGATTACGAGGGCAGATTGATCGCCCGGGCAGCACAGTTCGAAGAGGCCATGCTGCTGCTCGATATCGATGTGAGCAGAGAGCAGAGATATCGAAAGGACCTTCTGCCTGTGGATACTGGGCAGACGGGACCCCCTCGCTCTATCAGGAAGATCAGCATTGCTCTCCCTGACCATGCAGCGAGAAAGTCTTTACCCTTGCCGCTGACAGAATCATTCAAGGAAAGGGAAGAAGAGGTTTATCAGGCGCTGGTATTGGGCACTGCTGACTATGTGAGGAAGAACGGGTTTAAGGGCGTTGTGATCGGCATGAGCGGCGGCATCGACTCATCGCTTGTTGCGGCCATAGCAGTTGATGCGATTGGCAGCGAGAACGTGACCGGCATATTCATGCCTTCGCCCTATACCTCAAAGGAGAGCAGAGAAGACGCTGAACAGCTCGCGAAGAACCTCGGCATTAAGCTCAAAGATCTTCCGATCAGAGGGATCATGGCAAGCTACATGAAGGTTCTGGACCCTCACTTCAAGGGCAGGGGAAGGGATACCACGGAAGAGAACCTCCAGGCGCGCATACGCGGCAATCTGCTTATGGCGCTCTCGAACAAGTTCGGCTGGCTGGTGCTGACCACAGGCAATAAATCAGAGATGAGCGTAGGGTACGCAACGCTCTATGGTGATATGGCGGGCGGATTTGCGGTGATCAAGGATGTCCCAAAAACCCTGGTATATGATATCTGCAGGTGGCGCAATGCAGTTAACAAGCAAAAGATCATTCCGGAGAGGGTCCAGGTAAAGGAGCCAACTGCAGAGCTGAAGCCGAACCAGAAGGACACAGACTCGCTCCCTCCGTATGATCAGCTTGATCCGGTGCTTAAGGCATACATCGAATATGAACTCAGTTTTGATCATATCCTTGATCTCGGCGTATCCCAGGAGCAGACAAAACGGGTCATAGGCATGGTTGACAGAAGTGAGTACAAAAGAAGGCAGTCTCCTCCCGGCATCAAGATAACAGCGCGGGCCTTTGGACGGGACTGGCGGTTTCCGATAACGAACAGGTACAGGAGTTACTGA
- a CDS encoding AsmA-like C-terminal domain-containing protein has translation MLSISSKKLLRRLYIAAGLILLIGAVAAFLLPRFISREMVREKIVYILSQSIAGTVTFQEADISVFPLPRVIIRNAGLTIPDKVSGTIRTVTIFPALRPLFRGEVRLAKMQIDEPSFTLRIPAERDDKIETLDEIVVLMRSLTLGAPDIRLSINHGGIVLEKPGRSPVSVKDIWLRAELTNTKDEVVLTIDRLSSTDPGMFLSGAFRVNPSANMIGLEAKGKGLDIPSVRHATLAFADDVPVLLEIFDILRGGTVEQISFVSSGSALADLGKAANMKIKGRLNKGAVMLSRLGLDFRDVSGNCDITEGILQGSELRGELMHSRISDGKLRIGLKGKDAPFQADAAVSADMKDVHAVLNRVVKDPEFHQELGHIRTMDGKAEGRLALGESLASVRAKVDITKLKFSVNYDRVPLPIAVHQGGFSYDDTGVAVKDLAGTIGTSAFSGLAAGLQTGDRAFLRILSGKGTINAAEVHRWLSSYEKLKALPGKITSVSGRFNLSSLAFQGLVMNSQNWDLTLSGTAEKLMITTPLLPGSLTVNSSKFALKTGQLTFSGAGVRFLDASPLISGSLNTSLENVRKADIRLSGMVGPKALQWIKTAFSIPEYIRTDQTIAVSDAHLTWQEKGETAFQGAMRTETGQAVVIELAKGLDRLTISRLELSDAVSKASFSIDLQEKKKQLSFKGRLDTSTAARIITTPQIQGGMVQGDISVGFSERGSSDIIAQGRLRGEKIVLPWKKDLSVMIDSVALNADRGSIIVDSARIRLGEHAVFLKGNATPEAGGVVVDLDISSDRIVWDTVMRSEGDSSRERLQSEKKKKPLNVQGVVRLKAERLDYQGFLIAPFSADVTLNTGRTDVKIGKSRVCGVATIGDISISSDKADPEIGIDLHFDASDQELKPTVTCLSGGRSDATGRFALNGHLKGRGRVEDLKKLVEGKVELIAKKGIIYRYKTLDTVLDFLNRGEELSGQMPDLDKSDLSYELLKVTASVGKGSLVVEEAIIDSALIEVVAQGSLNLMDNQLDLNVMVAPLRQMNKLIGKTPIIGDLLGDSVISVPVKVTGTPAEPKVTYLSPSAIASSLAGMMKRTLNLPVSILSPLFPKARQE, from the coding sequence ATGCTTTCCATCAGCAGTAAGAAGCTTCTCAGGCGGCTGTACATAGCAGCAGGGTTGATCCTGCTCATCGGTGCTGTTGCCGCATTTCTTCTGCCGCGCTTCATCAGCAGGGAAATGGTCCGGGAGAAGATCGTGTACATCCTCTCTCAGAGCATCGCCGGCACAGTCACTTTTCAAGAAGCGGATATATCCGTGTTTCCCCTTCCGCGCGTCATTATCCGGAATGCGGGCCTGACCATTCCGGATAAGGTGAGCGGAACGATCAGGACCGTCACGATCTTTCCTGCGCTGAGACCTCTTTTCCGCGGAGAAGTGAGACTTGCAAAGATGCAGATAGATGAACCGTCTTTTACCCTCCGTATCCCTGCCGAAAGAGATGATAAGATAGAGACTCTTGATGAGATAGTCGTCTTGATGCGTTCGCTGACCCTCGGTGCGCCGGATATCAGGCTCAGCATTAACCATGGGGGCATTGTTCTTGAGAAGCCTGGCCGCTCTCCGGTTTCTGTGAAGGATATCTGGCTGCGCGCAGAGCTTACAAACACGAAAGACGAAGTTGTACTCACCATCGACAGACTGAGCAGCACAGACCCCGGCATGTTCCTGTCCGGAGCATTCAGGGTCAACCCTTCTGCAAATATGATCGGCCTTGAGGCAAAGGGAAAGGGTCTTGATATCCCTTCTGTGAGACACGCGACCCTTGCCTTTGCAGATGATGTCCCGGTGCTGCTGGAGATCTTTGATATCCTGAGAGGAGGCACCGTAGAGCAGATCTCTTTTGTGAGCAGCGGCAGTGCCCTTGCTGACCTGGGGAAAGCGGCGAACATGAAGATCAAAGGAAGACTGAATAAGGGTGCCGTTATGCTTTCCCGGCTCGGTCTTGATTTCAGGGATGTCAGCGGAAACTGCGATATAACAGAAGGCATTCTCCAGGGCAGTGAGCTCAGGGGTGAGCTTATGCATTCGCGGATAAGCGACGGCAAGCTCAGGATCGGCCTGAAAGGAAAGGATGCGCCATTTCAGGCTGATGCAGCTGTCTCTGCAGATATGAAGGACGTTCATGCTGTTCTGAACCGCGTAGTAAAGGATCCCGAATTTCATCAGGAACTTGGTCATATACGGACAATGGACGGCAAGGCAGAAGGAAGACTTGCTCTGGGCGAAAGTCTGGCATCAGTCAGGGCAAAGGTGGATATTACAAAACTGAAATTTTCTGTCAACTATGACAGGGTTCCCTTGCCCATAGCAGTTCACCAGGGAGGCTTTTCCTATGATGATACGGGAGTTGCTGTGAAGGACCTGGCGGGAACGATAGGAACGTCTGCTTTTTCCGGGTTGGCTGCAGGGCTGCAGACCGGAGACAGGGCTTTTCTCAGGATCCTCTCAGGGAAGGGGACCATTAATGCTGCAGAGGTGCATCGCTGGCTTTCGTCTTATGAGAAACTGAAGGCCCTGCCCGGCAAAATAACCTCTGTCAGCGGCAGGTTTAATCTGTCTTCCCTGGCCTTTCAGGGGCTGGTTATGAATTCGCAGAACTGGGATCTCACACTGTCTGGTACAGCCGAAAAACTGATGATTACTACTCCGCTTTTACCGGGCTCCCTGACCGTGAACAGCAGCAAGTTTGCCCTCAAGACCGGTCAGCTCACTTTTTCCGGTGCCGGTGTCAGATTTCTCGATGCCTCTCCGCTGATATCAGGTTCTCTCAATACATCGCTTGAGAATGTGAGAAAGGCCGATATCAGGCTTTCAGGGATGGTCGGTCCAAAGGCATTGCAATGGATAAAAACTGCCTTCAGTATTCCTGAATACATAAGGACCGACCAGACCATTGCCGTTTCAGATGCGCATCTGACATGGCAGGAAAAGGGGGAGACAGCATTTCAGGGTGCAATGAGGACAGAGACCGGGCAGGCTGTCGTGATAGAGCTTGCAAAGGGTCTGGACCGCCTGACGATCAGCAGACTCGAACTGTCAGATGCAGTATCAAAAGCATCGTTCAGCATTGATCTTCAGGAAAAGAAAAAGCAGCTGAGCTTCAAGGGCAGACTTGATACGTCTACTGCAGCCAGGATCATTACCACGCCGCAGATACAGGGCGGCATGGTGCAGGGCGATATTTCTGTCGGGTTCAGCGAGAGGGGCTCATCGGATATCATCGCCCAGGGCAGGCTCCGGGGCGAAAAGATCGTTCTGCCGTGGAAAAAGGATCTGTCGGTCATGATCGATTCAGTGGCATTAAACGCTGACAGGGGCAGCATTATCGTAGACTCTGCCCGCATCAGGCTCGGCGAACATGCTGTCTTTCTGAAGGGGAATGCAACGCCAGAGGCGGGCGGCGTGGTTGTTGACCTGGATATATCTTCTGATCGTATTGTATGGGATACTGTCATGAGGTCGGAGGGTGACAGCTCCAGGGAGCGGCTGCAATCAGAAAAGAAGAAAAAGCCGTTGAATGTTCAGGGTGTTGTCAGGCTGAAGGCTGAGAGGTTAGATTACCAGGGATTTTTGATTGCACCGTTCAGTGCGGACGTTACGCTGAATACGGGAAGAACGGATGTCAAGATAGGCAAATCCCGGGTCTGCGGCGTAGCGACGATCGGGGATATCAGCATTTCATCTGATAAGGCGGACCCGGAAATAGGCATTGACCTGCATTTCGACGCATCAGATCAGGAATTGAAGCCGACTGTCACCTGCCTCTCCGGGGGAAGGAGCGACGCCACGGGGCGGTTTGCGCTCAACGGCCATCTGAAGGGCCGCGGCAGGGTTGAGGATCTCAAGAAGCTCGTCGAAGGGAAGGTCGAACTGATCGCAAAAAAGGGGATCATTTATCGCTACAAGACACTGGATACGGTCCTTGATTTTCTTAACAGGGGCGAGGAGCTCAGCGGACAGATGCCAGACCTTGATAAAAGCGATCTCTCCTATGAATTGCTCAAGGTCACTGCTTCAGTCGGCAAAGGGTCCCTTGTTGTCGAGGAGGCCATTATTGACAGCGCGCTTATTGAAGTTGTTGCCCAGGGCTCGCTGAATCTCATGGATAACCAGCTTGATCTGAACGTCATGGTAGCTCCGCTGAGACAGATGAACAAGTTGATCGGAAAGACCCCTATCATCGGTGATCTGTTGGGCGATTCAGTGATCTCAGTGCCTGTTAAGGTTACGGGAACCCCGGCCGAGCCGAAGGTAACATATCTCTCGCCCTCAGCGATTGCTTCCAGCCTTGCGGGCATGATGAAACGCACCTTGAACCTGCCGGTGAGCATACTGTCCCCCCTGTTTCCAAAGGCAAGGCAGGAGTAA
- a CDS encoding Crp/Fnr family transcriptional regulator, with translation MFDIKKVSIFNTLSAEEVRELSRYLLSETFAKKESIFSEGDPSEWLYIVKTGKAKITKLSNEGKEIILEIISPYEMFGGIAVVRGFPYPANAVAMEDSEMLKISRKNLLSLMDKLPNLMYCMAMNIGDRIKDTHETLKSIALEKVESRIASLLIKLSEKSGEKVAEGVAINMKLTKQDIAEMVGTTVETSIRTMSKLAKAGLVVSKSGKIVIRDLEKLRSLT, from the coding sequence ATGTTTGATATCAAAAAAGTTTCCATTTTCAATACGTTAAGCGCTGAGGAGGTGAGAGAGCTATCCCGATACCTTCTGTCCGAGACCTTTGCAAAGAAAGAGTCGATATTCTCTGAGGGTGACCCTTCAGAGTGGCTCTACATTGTAAAAACAGGCAAGGCCAAGATCACCAAGCTGTCGAATGAAGGCAAGGAGATCATCCTTGAGATCATTTCGCCTTATGAGATGTTCGGGGGCATTGCGGTTGTTCGTGGATTCCCCTACCCGGCGAATGCTGTTGCGATGGAAGACAGCGAGATGCTGAAGATCTCTCGGAAGAACCTTCTTTCCCTCATGGATAAATTGCCGAATCTTATGTACTGCATGGCAATGAATATTGGGGACAGGATTAAGGACACTCATGAAACCCTGAAAAGCATTGCCCTTGAAAAGGTCGAATCGAGGATCGCATCGCTCCTGATCAAGCTATCCGAAAAATCGGGAGAGAAGGTTGCCGAAGGCGTTGCAATTAACATGAAGCTGACCAAGCAGGATATTGCAGAGATGGTCGGTACAACCGTCGAGACATCCATAAGGACCATGAGCAAGCTTGCCAAGGCAGGTCTGGTTGTTTCAAAGTCCGGGAAGATCGTCATCAGGGACCTCGAAAAACTGAGATCCCTGACCTGA
- a CDS encoding DUF1858 domain-containing protein → MATTDKKIVTKETLIGDVIRDVPGAKDIIQKYFGGGCFTCPGINVESLSFGAMMHNLDPDKIVKEINELEG, encoded by the coding sequence ATGGCAACAACGGATAAGAAGATAGTGACAAAGGAAACTCTTATAGGAGATGTTATCAGGGATGTGCCGGGAGCAAAGGACATCATACAGAAGTATTTCGGCGGCGGGTGCTTCACCTGCCCTGGCATCAACGTGGAGTCGCTTTCGTTCGGCGCCATGATGCACAATCTTGACCCGGACAAGATCGTCAAAGAAATTAACGAACTGGAGGGATGA
- a CDS encoding DUF362 domain-containing protein — MAKVYFASARARKWKYDDSMPGKLEHLLKEIGLMNYFSPEEWIAVKTHFGSEGAHRIVRPVFLRKVVDALKRIGAKPFVTDTVRIKGLDYLEVANQNGINHLSVGAPLVIADGLYGNDSIMVKAGEILGQIAVASLVHDVPAMVVCSHVKGHINAGYAGAIKNLAMGGVSSSHRTCGWKCGRGAMHTIGEGELVWDSDKCELCLQCKEVCPLDAITFKDDEIVWNRDICWRCGRCERVCQNESLTLPGDDQRFMRSLAEAAKAVIGTFEPRKIIYINFLTEIQPECDCMPSADVPVIQDLGILISEDLVAIEQASIDMLLHAGPLEQSLAADRNLQKGDDIFMKLHAKPYILQVEEAERLGLGSRQYELAEI, encoded by the coding sequence ATGGCAAAGGTTTATTTTGCATCGGCACGGGCCAGAAAATGGAAATATGATGACAGCATGCCGGGGAAACTTGAGCACCTCCTGAAAGAGATAGGTCTGATGAACTATTTCAGTCCAGAAGAATGGATCGCGGTGAAGACACACTTTGGCTCAGAGGGCGCTCACCGGATCGTGAGGCCTGTTTTTCTCAGAAAGGTTGTTGATGCGCTCAAGCGGATCGGCGCAAAACCCTTTGTTACGGACACGGTTCGGATAAAAGGGCTGGACTATCTTGAGGTGGCAAACCAGAACGGCATCAATCATCTGAGTGTCGGAGCCCCTCTTGTGATCGCTGACGGCCTGTACGGCAATGACAGCATCATGGTCAAGGCTGGCGAGATTCTTGGCCAGATAGCGGTGGCATCGCTGGTCCATGATGTGCCTGCCATGGTCGTCTGCTCCCACGTTAAGGGCCATATCAACGCCGGGTACGCAGGAGCCATAAAGAACCTTGCCATGGGAGGCGTGAGCAGTTCGCATCGCACCTGCGGCTGGAAATGCGGTAGAGGGGCAATGCATACAATCGGCGAAGGGGAACTGGTCTGGGACTCTGACAAATGCGAACTCTGTCTTCAGTGCAAGGAAGTCTGCCCGCTTGATGCCATTACCTTCAAGGATGACGAGATCGTCTGGAACCGCGACATCTGCTGGAGGTGCGGAAGGTGTGAGAGGGTCTGCCAAAATGAGTCGCTGACCCTGCCTGGTGATGACCAGCGGTTTATGCGCTCGCTGGCTGAGGCTGCAAAGGCGGTAATTGGAACGTTTGAACCGAGGAAGATCATCTATATCAACTTTTTGACCGAGATTCAGCCTGAGTGCGATTGCATGCCATCTGCAGACGTCCCGGTAATCCAGGATTTAGGTATCCTGATATCTGAGGATCTGGTGGCAATAGAGCAGGCAAGCATTGATATGCTGTTACATGCAGGGCCGCTTGAGCAGTCCCTTGCTGCTGACCGGAACCTTCAGAAGGGTGACGATATATTCATGAAACTGCATGCCAAGCCCTATATACTGCAGGTGGAGGAGGCTGAAAGGCTCGGCCTTGGGTCACGGCAATACGAATTGGCAGAAATCTGA
- a CDS encoding deoxyribonuclease IV has protein sequence MERRIGVHVSIAGGIDKGLERARDLGCSTVQFFSHNPRGWGIGIRDPIEITRFRTLKKQFDIQPVFIHTSYLINLASAQRDLQRRSVAMIRSELDIADAIAAEYVVLHTGSASGDLPDAARVRAVEALKQVAEQGRWKAGLLLENTAGERGDITSRIAEIAGIMEKVPSGLIAGLCLDTCHAFSAGYDIATENGVQGLAKEIGQYMAKESLRLIHLNDSKKPVGSGVDRHEHIGEGAIGSAGLKKFLAHPFFLNIPLILETPKKSDEDDERNLNNVRLLIA, from the coding sequence ATGGAGCGACGAATCGGCGTTCATGTTTCTATTGCCGGCGGCATTGATAAAGGCCTCGAAAGAGCCAGGGACCTTGGATGCTCAACCGTTCAGTTTTTTTCGCACAACCCGCGCGGATGGGGAATTGGCATCAGAGATCCCATCGAGATCACGAGGTTCAGAACCTTAAAGAAACAGTTTGACATCCAGCCTGTCTTCATTCATACCTCGTATCTGATCAATCTCGCATCTGCCCAAAGAGACCTGCAAAGAAGATCCGTTGCCATGATCAGGTCAGAACTGGATATAGCAGACGCGATCGCTGCTGAATACGTGGTGCTTCACACCGGAAGCGCTTCAGGTGATCTGCCTGATGCCGCCCGCGTGAGGGCAGTGGAAGCGCTGAAACAGGTAGCTGAACAGGGCAGATGGAAGGCAGGACTTCTGCTCGAAAATACGGCCGGCGAGCGGGGAGACATTACTTCGCGCATAGCGGAGATAGCAGGGATCATGGAAAAGGTTCCATCCGGCCTTATCGCCGGTCTCTGCCTTGACACCTGCCATGCATTTTCTGCGGGTTATGATATTGCCACTGAAAACGGCGTACAGGGGTTAGCGAAAGAGATCGGTCAATATATGGCCAAGGAGAGCCTCAGACTTATTCATCTGAATGACTCGAAGAAGCCTGTGGGTTCTGGTGTGGACAGACATGAGCATATTGGAGAAGGCGCGATAGGAAGTGCCGGGCTGAAGAAGTTCCTTGCGCATCCTTTTTTTCTGAATATCCCCCTGATCCTGGAGACACCCAAAAAATCTGACGAAGACGACGAGAGGAATCTGAACAATGTCAGATTGCTTATAGCATAA